In Oncorhynchus keta strain PuntledgeMale-10-30-2019 unplaced genomic scaffold, Oket_V2 Un_contig_1319_pilon_pilon, whole genome shotgun sequence, the following proteins share a genomic window:
- the mkrn2os.2 gene encoding MKRN2 opposite strand protein: MEEKSVIKFSHCQKDIFCFFIPEKCPECGVSFSSGRLEEAPIRIPNPFSNGHKTPCCFLVAPAEENNLREFDGGSDLHTGITDTNGVVFNYTKPGVRQDQRGWEMCISIPLIQPDMFNLLNQWDQYLNKFSDAKMWDPAYKRFNKETHNCYNYTLMFLNRVLATQGKGSLTKDQFTQSFVLPKIKRACKYTTMCREISQNYFYIADSPVRVMGEERGGEKA; this comes from the exons ATGGAGGAAAAGAGTGTGATTAAGTTCAGCCACTGTCAGAAGGACATCTTCTGTTTCTTCATTCCAGAGAAATGTCCAGAGTGTGGAGTGAGCTTCAGCAGTGGCAGGCTGGAGGAGGCTCCTATCCGTATCCCCAACCCTTTTTCTAATGGACACAAGACCCCATGCTGCTTCCTGGTCGCACCTGCTGAGGAAAACAACCTCAG GGAGTTTGATGGCGGCTCAGACCTACACACTGGGATCACAGACACTAATG GAGTGGTGTTCAACTACACTAAGCCAGGGGTCCGGCAGGACCAACGAGGCTGGGAGATGTGTATCAGTATCCCCCTGATCCAACCAGACATGTTTAACCTTCTCAACCAGTGGGACCAATACCTCAACAAGTTCTCAGATGCCAAGATGTGGGACCCAGCATACAAAAG GTTTAATAAAGAGACGCACAACTGCTACAACTacactctgatgtttctaaaCCGTGTGCTAGCAACACAGGGGAAAGGCTCTCTGACCAAAGACCAGTTCACTCAGAGCTTTGTCCTGCCCAAGATCAAGAGAGCCTGTAAATACACCACAATGTGCAGGGAGATATCACAGAACTACTTCTATATAGCGGACAGTCCTGTTAGAGTGAtgggggaagaaagaggaggagagaaggcttGA
- the mkrn2os.1 gene encoding MKRN2 opposite strand, tandem duplicate 1, whose product MDCTVLKFNHCGRKIYSFDKNRLQIENTGRKCPICQEQMRFSLLEAPVIVPCPFSNGHKVRCAFLIGSSLGPAFLSEWQDSELHVGVTNSQGVVYSYTSSGVQREEQGWEQCLSVPLVAPGNSRGSLAGTLWDSELEQFSLLPTWSRHRFEEEREFGSCCYGFALSFLNQLRRAEGRESVTRDDFTQQHVLPHVKTASKYITVYQEIHQHGFYVADL is encoded by the exons ATGGACTGCACTGTCTTGAAGTTTAACCATTGTGGAAGAAAAATCTATAGTTTTGACAAAAATAGGCTCCAAATAGAGAACACAGGGCGAAAATGCCCAATCTGTCAGGAGCAGATGAGATTCAGCCTCCTCGAGGCACCTGTTATAGTTCCATGTCCATTTAGTAATGGACACAAGGTCCGGTGTGCCTTCCTCATTGGATCCTCACTGGGACCTGCTTTTCTTAG TGAATGGCAGGACTCGGAGCTGCATGTTGGAGTTACGAACTCACAAG GTGTGGTGTACAGCTACACCTCCTCAGGAGtccagagagaggaacagggctGGGAGCAGTGCCTCAGTGTGCCGCTGGTGGCCCCCGGGAATAGCAGGGGCAGCCTAGCTGGGACGCTGTGGGACAGTGAGCTGGAAcagttctccctcctccccacctggTCACGACACAG GtttgaagaggagagggagtttGGCTCGTGTTGCTATGGCTTTGCCCTGTCCTTCCTGAACCAGCTGAGGAGAGCAGAGGGCAGAGAGTCAGTCACTAGGGATGACTTCACACAGCAACATGTCCTGCCCCATGTTAAGACTGCCTCCAAATACATCACAGTCTACCAAGAGATCCATCAACATGGTTTCTACGTAGCTGATTTATAA